ACACCGTTCCGGTGTATAAAAACAATCAGATAACAGGCGTTTTGGCAGGTTTGCGCAACAAAGCAAACATGCAGGCGCTCATTCAGCCAACGAGCTTTGAAGGCAGGGGTTTGACCTGTATTGTTGACAGCGACGGCAAGGTGATTATCTCGCCAACAGACATTAAACCCTTTTTAACGCTGGACACAGTCTTCCATGAAAGCGGGAAATCAGAAGCTTCGCGGGCTGTGATGGAAATGAAAGAGGATTTGGAGAACCGCAAAGAGGGCGTGTTCCGTTTCATGGCCGTTAGCGGGGAAGAATTGTTTCTTTCCTATCACGCGCTAACGGTGAACGACTGGACGCTGCTAACCTTAATTCCTGCCGACCTGATTTCGGGCCGGGCGGAGAAATATATTTTCTACTCTTTTTTAATCATTGGTTTCATTGTGGTGATTTTCGGTCTGTTCATTTTTGCCGTGTCCCGGTTTTACGCGAAAAGCCGCAGACGTTTAGAGCAGATTGCCTATGTAGACAGTGTTACCGGCGGCAGGAACAACGCGGCGTTTCGTGAGGCATATATGAAGCTGACGGAAGCGGAGCCGCCTCCGTTTACGATTGTTCTGTTTAATATTAAGAACTTTAAGCTGATTAACGAGAATTTTGGAACCGAGCAAGGGGATAAAACTCTGCGCTATGTTTATGAAACTTTGAGCGGCATGTTAAAGCCAGGTGAAATTGTGGCCCGCAGTTCGGCGGACAACTTCTTTTTGTGCCTAAAAGAGCATAGCAGAGAAGTGATTTCGGCCCGGCTTGAGGAGATGACAAAGGAGTTAAACCGGTTTAGTAAACTGATTGAAACGCCTTACCACCTTACGGTTTTAAAGGGAGCGTATATTGTAGAGGATTTGAGTTTAGATATTACTATTATTCAGGACAGGGCACGCATAGCGTATCAGAGTAGGCTTGACGGCGAAAATACGGACTGCGCCTTTTACGACGCCGCTTATACAGAGCGTATGAAAGAGGAGCAGGAGCTGGAACAGGCCTTTGAGCCGTCGCTGGAAAATCACGATTTTACACTGTATTTACAGCCAAAGGTGCGGCTAAAAGATGGGCAGGTTGGCGGGGCAGAGGCGCTGGTGCGCTGGAACCACCCGGAACGGGGCATGATAAGCCCGGGGATGTTTATTCCACTGTTTGAGCAAAGCGACAAAATTTGCCGGTTAGACCGCTATATGTTTGAGCAGGCGTGTGTTTGTTTGGAGCGGTGGATAAAAAGCGGCAATAAGCCTATTCCCATTTCTGTGAACCTTTCAAGGCGGCACTTTGACGACCCGAATTTTTTAACATGGTTTTCTGAAACGGCACAACGGCACAACATTCCCAGCGGTCTTTTAGAGTTTGAGCTGACAGAGTCGATTTTCTTTGATAATTTCAAAATTAACATTGTGAAACAGCGTATCCGCCAGATGCACGAGCTGGGGTTTCAGTGTTCGCTGGACGATTTTGGTTCTGGTTATTCGTCTTTGGGGCTGGTGAAAGAGTTTGACATTGATGCGATTAAGCTTGACCGCAGATTTTTTAAAGACATTGAAGACCAAAAGTCCCGGGACGTGATAGACTGCCTCATCACACTTTCTAAAAAACTGGGGCTCACCTCTGTGGCGGAGGGAATTGAAACAGAGGAACAGCTTAGCTATATGCAAACGGTGGGCTGTGACCTGGTGCAGGGCTTTATATTTTCAAGGCCCCTGCCGGTTGAAGAATTTGAAACATGGTGGGAAAAGAAAAACCGCGGGACAAGTTAAGTCCTGCGGTTTTATTTGTTTATTTCAGAATTGTCAGTTCGGCCCAGCAGATAGTCTACGGAACAGCCCAAGTAGTCTGCGATTTTAGCTAAATTATCGGCTCTTGGAATTGTGCCGCTTGTAAAATGCGACATGGTGCTGTGCCCCATGCCGCACGTTTCAAACATCTCCTGCAAAATAATTTTTCTTAATTTTGCTATATGTTTAATTCTTTTTGCAATGTCGTATGAATTATACATAAATTGGCCGTCCCCCTAATTAGTGATTAATTTCAGGATTATCGGTTCGGCCCAGCAGATAGTCTACGGAGCAGCCTAAATAATCCGCGATTTTGGCCAAGTTACTGCTAAGCGGCGTGCGCCCGCTGTTCATATTTGAAAGTGTGTTTTCTGCAAGTCCACACGCTTCCAGCATATCTTTTAAGACAATTTTTTTCATTCTGGCTGTTTTTTTTATTCTCTTAGAGTTGAACTGACTCATACATAATAGACCAGCCTCATTTTATAATTTTATAAAATGGTGTGACTTTGGTTCGTTGGTTCGACCCAGCAAATAGTCGACGGAGCAGTCTAAGTAGTCCGCTATTTTGGCGAGCGTATCACTTTTAGGTACAGAACCGTGATTCATATGTGAAATAGTGTTAATCCCCAAATTACAGGCAGATAGCATTTCATTTAACGTAATCTTTTTTGATTTTGCTATTTTTTTAATTCTCTTAGATATTTGCATTGCCTCATACATAAGAAATAACCTCATTTATTTTTGATGTAATTCAGTATCGTCTGTTCGTCCCAAAAGATAATCGACGGAGCAACCTAAATAATCTGCGATTTTTGCCAAGTTATCGGCTCTTGGTATTGAGCCACCGCACTGCATTGAAGACAGAGCATTTTTGTTTAAACCACATTTATTTAACAAGTCTTTAATAGCGACATTGTTTGCCTTTGCTATCAATTTAACACGTTTCGCGATATTCTCAGATTGATACACAAATTGCCGCCCCCTATTTTTAGTGGTTAATTTCAGGATTATTTGTTCGTCCTAAAAGGTAATCTACTGAACAGCCAAGTTCATCAGCAATTTTTGCTAAATTGTCAGCCCTTGGAATAGAGCCAGCTTTTATGTGGGAAATCGTATTTTTGCCTAATCCGCAGTTTTCCAAAATTTTATTTAGAGAAAGGTCATTACTGTAGGCCTGAATTTTAATTCTGTCTGCGATATTGTTTGATTTATACAATTTTAACACCTCAATTTTGTTCAAATTTAACAAAACCCCAAAAATGGATAAAAATGTATTGACAATACCTAAATTTGGGGATATAATATAAACATAACCAAAAAAGAGCAGAATATTCCCCAAGTGTTATTTCATTGTACGTAGCAGTTCAATTATATCATTGCGGAAAAATTTTGTCAAGTTTTGGTTACATGCGGGAAAGAAATGAAGTATAAAATCCACAGGACATCTCTTTCCCGCAATCATAAATCCCCTATAGGTGCGACTTTCCGACGCCGCATCTTTACCCTTTTAAGATTATGGGAGATCAAAACGGAAAGCCTTGAAGGGGCAGTGTGCGTGTTTGCGAGTGTGCTTTGGATATGCTTTATGTGTGTGTATTTGTGTGTGAATGTGTGAGTGTGTGAGTGCGTGCGTGTGCGGCGAAAGCGCCCCTGTCAAGGCGCAGAAAACAGGCTTCGGCCTGTTTTTTGTTTTTTACTCCATAAACAGAACAAAAACTTTTGTTTTCTTCGTCATACATGTTTTCCCGGGTAATTACCCGCTTTTTTTATGTCCGTTTTTCAATAAATTCATCAATCATGTTCATATATCGCATCACGTCTTCGTCCTTTGAACGGTAGCCTTGCAGCAGGAATGCGTGCTCTGCGCCGTGCAGCGGAATATATTCGCAGTCGTTTTTTTGCTGCTTCATACTGTCGCAGTAACGCTCTGTAATTTTGCAGTTTACTACAGTGTCGCTGTCGCCGTGCAGGAGCAAAAGCGCAGGCTTTATTTTTTGAATATGAAAAGCAGGCGAGGCCTTAATAAAATCCTGCTCTGTTTTTGCAATGTGTTTCCAGCTTGGTTCGGTGCAGTCTAAAACCGGGTTGGCGGCAACCACCATGTCTGCGTTTATGCTGTCGTCTATGCCGAGCATCAGGCTTAAGTGGCCGCCGGCAGAGTCGCCCATTAAAATTAGCCGCGTTGTTTCGGTTTGCCGGCGTATGAAGGCAACCGCATCCTTGCAGTCGTCAATTAAATCGAATACGGTTGTGGTTTCGTCAAAGTCGATGGAGCGGTAGGAAAACACAGCGGCAGTAAAGCCCTTGCTTACATAATACTGCGCCTGAAAATTCATCCAGCTGCCGTCCCAGGTGACTGCGTCTTCTTTCACGGCATACCAGCTTCCGCCGTGAATTGCAATTACAAGGGTTTGCTTGTTTTTGTTATCCTCGGGAACATAAATTTCCACCGGCAGCCGAACGCCGTTCACGGTCTTATAGGAACAATCTATGCCCGGTTTAATTTGCTTTAAACGATTTATTTCAGCTTTTAATTCGTTCATTGCTTGTCACCTCTTTTTTATTATACAAAAACGCGGCTTATTTTTCAACCACTTTTGCCGCGTGTGTTGACAATTTGTTTGGGCTGGGATATAATTATTTTAAATATTGAAAAAAAGGGGAGACACGAAAATGAAAAAGAAACTGTTATTGCTGGCCTTAGCGGCTGTTATGGCCATGCTTTCCTGCTATGCAGTGTTTGCTGAAGAAGGGAAGCCCACGCTGTTTATTGTGGGTGACGGCGTAGCCGCCGCCCAGGGCGCGGACAAATTTCCGCAGCAGGGCTGGGGCGAATATGTGGCGGACGTGGTAACGAATATTACGGTGGAAAACTGCGCTGAAAATGAGGAGAATTTGGCTTCTTATGTTGAAAACGGCGCA
This Congzhengia minquanensis DNA region includes the following protein-coding sequences:
- a CDS encoding EAL domain-containing protein; translation: MDGKKGIHPSVGVGILSVLLIFIFLFMLINASTLRAALHDSTENYALDMSSQLAGDISSRMKAVQMEMKLMADSISMVSGTDKELAEFIERKSEISGFDAMAFLGADGRAVPADFSFSMFQEGIDASFRGEMRVTAYTEGQNVLYTVPVYKNNQITGVLAGLRNKANMQALIQPTSFEGRGLTCIVDSDGKVIISPTDIKPFLTLDTVFHESGKSEASRAVMEMKEDLENRKEGVFRFMAVSGEELFLSYHALTVNDWTLLTLIPADLISGRAEKYIFYSFLIIGFIVVIFGLFIFAVSRFYAKSRRRLEQIAYVDSVTGGRNNAAFREAYMKLTEAEPPPFTIVLFNIKNFKLINENFGTEQGDKTLRYVYETLSGMLKPGEIVARSSADNFFLCLKEHSREVISARLEEMTKELNRFSKLIETPYHLTVLKGAYIVEDLSLDITIIQDRARIAYQSRLDGENTDCAFYDAAYTERMKEEQELEQAFEPSLENHDFTLYLQPKVRLKDGQVGGAEALVRWNHPERGMISPGMFIPLFEQSDKICRLDRYMFEQACVCLERWIKSGNKPIPISVNLSRRHFDDPNFLTWFSETAQRHNIPSGLLEFELTESIFFDNFKINIVKQRIRQMHELGFQCSLDDFGSGYSSLGLVKEFDIDAIKLDRRFFKDIEDQKSRDVIDCLITLSKKLGLTSVAEGIETEEQLSYMQTVGCDLVQGFIFSRPLPVEEFETWWEKKNRGTS
- a CDS encoding helix-turn-helix domain-containing protein, whose translation is MYNSYDIAKRIKHIAKLRKIILQEMFETCGMGHSTMSHFTSGTIPRADNLAKIADYLGCSVDYLLGRTDNSEINK
- a CDS encoding helix-turn-helix domain-containing protein encodes the protein MSQFNSKRIKKTARMKKIVLKDMLEACGLAENTLSNMNSGRTPLSSNLAKIADYLGCSVDYLLGRTDNPEINH
- a CDS encoding helix-turn-helix domain-containing protein, whose product is MRLFLMYEAMQISKRIKKIAKSKKITLNEMLSACNLGINTISHMNHGSVPKSDTLAKIADYLDCSVDYLLGRTNEPKSHHFIKL
- a CDS encoding helix-turn-helix domain-containing protein; translation: MYQSENIAKRVKLIAKANNVAIKDLLNKCGLNKNALSSMQCGGSIPRADNLAKIADYLGCSVDYLLGRTDDTELHQK
- a CDS encoding helix-turn-helix domain-containing protein, with product MNKIEVLKLYKSNNIADRIKIQAYSNDLSLNKILENCGLGKNTISHIKAGSIPRADNLAKIADELGCSVDYLLGRTNNPEINH
- a CDS encoding alpha/beta hydrolase family protein, coding for MNELKAEINRLKQIKPGIDCSYKTVNGVRLPVEIYVPEDNKNKQTLVIAIHGGSWYAVKEDAVTWDGSWMNFQAQYYVSKGFTAAVFSYRSIDFDETTTVFDLIDDCKDAVAFIRRQTETTRLILMGDSAGGHLSLMLGIDDSINADMVVAANPVLDCTEPSWKHIAKTEQDFIKASPAFHIQKIKPALLLLHGDSDTVVNCKITERYCDSMKQQKNDCEYIPLHGAEHAFLLQGYRSKDEDVMRYMNMIDEFIEKRT